The Verrucomicrobiales bacterium DNA window GCTTCCACGGCCAAGTGCCGTTTATCGACCAAGGCTTGAGCCACCGCCACGGCCATTTGCTGCTGCTGGGGCCGATACTCAAAGCCCGGCCCCTGGGAGAGCAACCCGTCCGGGGAAAAGATCGCTCCGACCTGTTCCACGAGCCCGCCGGTTCCGGCCCCCGGTAAATGGTCGTGCAGACTAATCATGGACGGCGTGAGAAGACATCAGCACAACGATCGTCGAGCCGACCTGGATCAGGTCTCGCGCGGGCGGCGAACCACCACTTCAAACGGCGATTGATTCTTCACGATCATGTTCGCCGGGAGAATACTGCGCCAATGGACATTGGGATAGATGACCGAGTTCCGTCCGAGAATCGACCCCGGGCTCAGCACCGCATTGCACCCCACGTCGACCAAATCTCCCACCAACGCGCCAAACTTGCGCAGCCCGGTATCGTGAGGTTTGCCATCGATGTCGTCGATCAGGATGGTCCCCGGAACCAGCTTCACATTGGAAATCTTGACCCCTGCGCCCAGGTGAGCCTTGAAGCCAAGAATCGAATCTCCGACGTAGTTGAAATGAGGCACCGTGGCACCGTTGAACAGAACCGCATTCTTGAGTTCGCAGGAATTTCCCACGACGCAGTTGTCACCGATGATGACATCCTCGCGCAGGTAAGCGTTGTGGCGAATCTGACAGTTCTTTCCGATGATGGCCGGTCCCTTGATCATGACGCCATCCTCGATCACGGTGCCTTCGCCTATCACCACGCCGGCACCGATAAACACCCGCCCCTCGCAGCGAGGGCGCTGTTCCGGCTTCACTCTCGCCTTGAGATAGGGAGCAATCTTCGGCAAGGCTTCCCACGCATATTGGCATCCCTCGAAAAGGGCGGCGTGCTCGGTTTCGTTTAAATTGAACAGGTCCGATGGACTGAACATGGGAGGAGATTACCAACCTGGACCGATTTGAAAAGCCCTCAATCTTAATCCGTGGGGGGGGAGGACGTGAAGGCCGTTCACTCGGCGGCTGGCTTGTGCTGCAAGGCCTTCAAGGCCGCGACGGCCGCCATGCTTTCCGCCTCTTTCTTGCTTTTTCCCAAACCTCGCCCCAACTCAACCCCGCCATGTTTAACCCGACACTCGAAAAGACGGTCATGGTCAGGCCCACTGACCGAGGTTAGCTCATACTCGGGAGGATGGTTGGAGTTGGTCTGCAGGGTCTCCTGCAGTTCCCCCTTGGGGTTGTCCAGGTTGGGGATCTCAGTCAACTCACCGAACCCGCCGCGGAAGCACCGCAGGATAAACTCCCGGGCCGAGGCATAGCCGCCGTCGAGAAAAATTGCGCCGGTCACGGCTTCGAAGCAATCCGCCAGAGCCGATTGACGAACCCGGCCTCCGCTTAACTCCTCGCCGCGGCTGAGGATCAAGTGTCCACCGAGATCGAGGCGAAGGGCTTGAGCCGCCAGGGTGCGACGGTTCACCAACTGAGCCCTGGCTTTGGTCAGCGGACCCTCGCCAAAGCCGGGAAACTTGGAGAACAGCTCGTTGGTGATGACCAGGCCAAGAACCGCGTCGCCCAGGAACTCCAACCGCTGGTTGTGCTGGGCGCTACCCGCCACATCGTGCGCCACCGAGGGATGCGTCAACGCGAGCGACAGAAGATCACTGCGCTCGAATCGATAGCCCAATCGTTCCTGCAATTCCGTTAGGTCCGACACACCGTTGGGTTAGGCAGAGGGTTCAGGGACAGGGGCCGCCGCCGGAACCTCACTCGCCCCGCCGGAGGATGGAATAGAGTGGGGGTCCGGGTCCATCGCCGCTGCGGCAGCCGGGGCGTCGCTGTCGAGTGGCGGCACCGGAGATACCGAATCCGCTGGGGTCGCGATGGATCCGTCCGCCGCCAGCCCATGCTCCAACAGATCGCCCACCATTCGCTGGACGGTCTCCAATTGATCCAGCTGCAGATCCGGATCCGGAATGGTAAAGATATCCCCGGTCTTCGGATGCTCGTAAATAAACGTCCTGCTCCCCCCCTGGCGCAGCTGTTCCTTCACCCGAAGAATGCGTTTACGTTCCAGCATGACCGCCAGGATATAGCTCGCAGCGCGATACCGTGGATCGTTCAGTTCCACCAACTTGCGGAGCAAATCCTCCGCCGTGTCCTTGCGGATGGCATCCGGCGCCACCGCGGGAGGAGCTTCGTAAATGCCCTGCCAATGCGAGATGAACCCCCGCTGGTCGCGAGCCTCGGCAAACTGCTTCGTGTAGCAGCCGCTGCAGATATCCATTCGTTTCAACTCCCGCTTGTCGTCAAAGAGCAGCGTGTGGTAGCCCACGCGATCACGAAACGCCTCACCACAGCTCTGGCAAGCGTGGGCCCTGGATTGAATATGCCAATCGATCATCTCAAGCAACGAGTTGAAAACCGAAACCCATTATTGTGAAGCGCCGGGGGACTGCAATGGCAAAGAAGAAGAGAGATCCAGACCAACAAGAGAAACCAGTTAACCATTGCCAGGTCGGGGGGGATTCCGTTTCTATCGGGGAGGGAACTCGCGTTCTCCAAGCAATGCACGGCTACCTGGCAATCATTTTGCACGCTCACCTGCCGTTTGTCCGGCACCCTGAGCATGACCGTTTTCTCGAGGAAAGCTGGCTGTATGAGGCTGTCCTGGAGACTTATCTACCCCTGATCCAGGTGATGGATGGCTGGCTCCGGGATGGAATGGAGACTCGGCTCACCCTCACCCTGTCGCCGACGCTGTGTTCGATGTTGTTGGATCCGCTCCTGCGCGACCGATGCAATCACCGTCTCAACTCCCTCATTGAGCTGGCGGAAAAGGAGATCCATCGAACGCATTGGGACCGTTCTTTTCAGCCTCTGGCACGGATGTATCACCAACGGCTCTGCGGATTGAGAGAGACCTGGGAAGCCTACGGCCGGAACGTCGTTGGGGCTTTCCGAAAGTTTCAAGAGCAGGGTCGACTGGAAATCATCACCACAGCCGCCACTCACTCGGTATTCCCGCTTCTCGCCTCGCATCCCCCTTCCCTGCGCGCTCAAATCCTAGTCGCTCGCGACCACTATCGGGAGTGTTTCGGGTGCGATCCTTCGGGAATCTGGCTACCGGAGTGCGCCTTCACGCCGGGTGTGGAACTGGTCCTGCAGGAAGCCAACATCCGCTGGTTTGTCATGGACACCCATGGCCTGCTGCACGCGCATCCGCGTCCTCGCTATGGGGTTTATGCCCCGGTGTTCACCCCCAACGGGATCGCGGCCTTCGGTCGCGATCACGAATCGGCCACTCAGGTGTGGAGCCGACAAAGCGGCTACCCCGCCGACCACCGGTATCGGGACTTCTACCGGGACATCGGGTATGACCTCGATTACGACTATGTGAAGCCCTACTTGCCCGGAACGGAGACGCGCGGGTTCACGGGAATCAAGTACTACGCCATCACGGGAACCGCGCAAAAGCAAGTTTACGACCGTCCAGAAGCCCTGCAGGCCGCCGCCGATCAGGCGCAGCATTTCTTGGAAAGCCGCATCACCCAGGCTCAACGCATCGGAAACATCATCGGCCGCCCTCCCCTGCTCATCTCCCCATATGACGCCGAACTTTTCGGCCACTGGTGGTACGAAGGCCCCGAGTTCCTGGACTATTTCGTTCGGAAGACCGTCCATGACCAGCAAATCGTCCGCCTCACCACCCCGCGCGATTACCTGCGCGAAAACCCCACCCAACAAGTAGCCACCCCCAGCCCTTCGACGTGGGGGGAGGAGGGGCATCTGAAGGTGTGGTTGAACGAGAAGAACCAGTGGATTGTGCCCCATCTCCACGTGGCCCAGGAGCGGATGACCGAGCTGGTCGATCGCAACCCCCATGCCGAGGGCGTCCAACTGCGGGCTCTGAAGCAAGCCGGCCGAGAGCTGCTTCTAGCCCAAGCGAGTGATTGGCCCTTCATCTTGCGCACCGGAACGAGCCCGGACTACGCTGAACGACGCGTCAAGGAGCACCTCCTTCGCTTCCTGGCGTTACACGAGCAGTTGACCACGACGCGCATCGACGAGAAACAACTCAGCATGATCGAGGGACAGGATAATCTGTTCCCCAACCTTGACTACCGCTATTGGCGAACCAGGGCCTAGGCGCCTATCCGCGATGACCTCGGGTTCAAACAGGCTCTGGATCATGGCGGGCATCTGCGCGGGTTGCACGGTGCTGTTCAGTTTCCTGTTTGTGCTGCTTCCGGAAAGCTATCTCTACGAAATCGAGGTCTATTCCCAAGACTTGCGCCTCCGGCTCGGACAGCGAGCCCCGGTTGATCCTCGGCTGGCGTTCGTCGCCATCGATCAACCCAGCTACAATCAGGACTATCCCGATGCCGAATCCCGGCGCAATCGAGCGATCGAACTGATCTGCCAACGCTATCCCTGGCCTCGGGAGATCTGGGCGATCGCTATCGAAAGGCTCATCCAAGCCGGCGCTAAAGTAGTCGCTCTGGACATCGTCTTCGCAGGGGAAACCGAAGCGGACGAGAAACTCAAGGCGGTGCTGGATCGCTATCCCAACCAGGTGGTGGTGGGAGCCAACTACGTGTCATTGGAAGAGTCCGAAGGCAAGAATTACGATACGCTACAGTACCCTCCTGCCAGCGTCATCGACCCGGGCACCAATCATCCGATGCAGGATCTTCGGATTGGGCTCATCCGTACGGAACGGGACGCCGATGGGGCTATCCGGCGGATCGCTTTCCAGAAAGGCGGAGACATCGCCTCCGTGGTTCCCCCGGAGGTCACCATCGAGTCGTTTGCCGGTCGAATCCTCAGGCAGGCCGGACGAGCCGACATGATTCTTCCCGGGACCGAATCGCACCGATTTCGCTACGCGGCGAAGCCCAATCAAGGATTTGCGCGGGTGCCTTTCATTGATCTCTTTCACCCGATGGTCCTCGAAAAAAACTATAACCCCAAAGGCTACTTCAAGGACAAGATTGTCATCATCGGCCCGGCGGCCTCCATTTTTCACGACGAGCACCGCACGCCGTTTGGGGGCGAAGTAATGCTGGGGCCCGAAATCCACCTCAACTTCCTCAGCGCAGCCCTCAACAGCCAATTTCTCAAGGAAGCAACCTTCGCAACCAACCTGGCCCTCACCGCTTGGGGTGGCTTGGTGGCCTGGCTCTTTAGCTGGAGATTCCCTCGTCTGTTCCAGCGATTCTCGCTGTCCATACTCTGCGTCACGCTCTACCTGCTCACCGCTCAGTTTCTCTACGATTACGCCGACCTCTTTATCGCAGTAGTCGCCCCGGTCGCCGTCCTACTCACCAGCGGTTCCGTCGGGCTTGTCTACGACTTTGCCCAAGCCCGCCGGGAAAAGGCCCAGCTACGCCGAACCCTGGAACGATACGTGGCAAAGGACGTCGTCAGAGAACTGCTGGACAACCCGCAAACCTACCTCAACTCGCTGGTCGGGGTCCGCAAGCCGGTCACCATCCTTTTCTCTGACATCCGCGGATTCACCTCTCTAACCGAGGGGGCTAACGCCGCGCTGCTCGTGAAGCAGTTGAACGAATACTTTCAAGAAATGGTCGGGACGGTGGTTAAAAACCGCGGGCGACTCGATAAGTTCATCGGGGACGCGGTGATGGCCGATTGGGGAAGCTTCGTCAGCGGAGGGGTGGCGACGGATGCGGAACGAGCGGTTCTGACGGCGCTCCAAATGCGCGAGGGCTTGAAGAAATTGAACCTGGCCTGGCAGGCGAGCGGCCTGCAACCCCTGGCGTTCGGCCTGGGGATCAATCATGGCGAGGTCATTGTGGGAAATCTCGGGTCGGAGGAAAAGATGGAGGTATCGGTGATTGGCGATGCCGTGAATCTGGCGTCCCGCCTCGAGAGCCTCACCAAACAATACCACCTGGATTTGTTGCTCGGCGAAAGCGTCGCGTCTTTTGTCCGCGAACGCTTCACTCTCCGCTCGGTCGATTTTGTGCGAGTCCAAGGCAAGACCAAACCCGTCGAAGTCTTCACCATCCCTCCTCAAGCCGCAGATCAAAAGCTGGATCTGGATTGGCTGCGCCACTACGAGAAAGGGGTCGTGCTCTACCGCCAACGTAACTTTCAAGCGGCGATCGAAGCCTTCCAGGAATCGCTGCGCTTGGAACCTCAGGATGAACTCACACCCATCTATCTCGAACGGTGCGAAAAACTCCTGAATTCCCCACCTCCCGAAGGGTGGAGCGGAGTGTTCGAAACCAGCAAGAAGTAATCCCCCGAAGCACATTCCTCCCCCACTTCCTTGGCGTCCGTAACACCTTAACTTGTCTCTAACAATGTCACCGACCCACCAAGGTCGATCAATCCCTACAACTAGGGATTGAGGAAAAGTAAAGCGGGAGCTATTCACTAGAATTAGGGAATGCCAGAGTTTCACACGCTGTGGGCAGGACCCGAACCCGCAGGGTTCAAAGAGATCTAGCCGGGGGTGCAAGTCCGACGGGCTGCTCGACACCAAAAAGTCTTGCGCTGCTTTTGGGATTGCGCCATTTAGGTTCAAGAATGCTCCAACAAAACATCACTTCGGGTCGTTACCGCGTTTCGATGAGACTTTTTTGCCTGGCATGGATCTCGGCGGGGCTTCTCACTTACGCTGCGGAGCCGGCTGCCCCGGCGCCTCCCAGCCCCCCCATCTTCGCCGACAAGAATCTGGAGTCGGCCGTGAGACGCTATGTGTTTGAAAAGCGGGATACCGACAAGCCGATTGTCGAGGCGGATGTGGTAAACCTCTCCACCCTGGAAGCTCGCGGCCTGGGCATTACGAATCTCGCCGGTCTGGAAAAATGCCGCAGCTTGGCTTTGATCGATCTCAGCCGGAATCGAATTAAGGATGTCAGCGCTCTCAAGGGCCTGGGCATGCTTCAGTCGCTGACCCTGTCTGACAATGCGCTCGAGGATATCGCGCCCCTCGCCTCGCTTCCCTCGCTACAATATCTCGAGCTAAGCCGGAATCGGCTCAAAACCCTCGAGGCCGTGCGGGGACTCACCAATCTGAACGCTCTCTACGCCAGCTCCAATCGGATCGCGGATCTGTCTCCCGTCCTCGGGCTCAGGCGGCTCTCCTCCCTCTATTTGGATGACAACAAACTCAAGAGTATCGAGGGAATCGGAACGCTCAAAGCGCTGTTCACCCTGTCGCTTAACCGGAATTCGATCGCAGATCTGGCGCCGCTAGATGGGGTAGGCACCTTGTTCAACCTCTTCATCGAAGGAAATCGGATCCGCAACCTGACCCCGCTCATCGAGATTGCCAAAAAGGACACCGAGCACCGGTTCGCCCCCTTCCTGACCGTCTATCTCAAGGGAAACCCGCTTTCGTCCAAAGCGCGGAAGGAACAGATCGACGAACTCAAGGCGATCGGAACAAAGGTCGTGCAGTAGGCGGGACGGCTTGCATTTCCCCCTCTAGGAGACGACGTCAGTCTTCGGGACCGCAGGGGGATTTACCGCCCCCGAGGACTCGTCCCCTACACAAAGAAGACTCCGGACCGTAAGGGACGCTCGTCCCGCCATAGGCTCGGCGGCGCCGGAACGTCGGGAAGTCTTGGGAGGAGTGCCTCCCTCGGCACCCCGTCGAGGCCGTTTCCTCCACGTGCCAAAAAAGAAAACTGGCGGCTCACACTCGCGAACCGCCAGGCTACAACCCAATTGTGCAGGACGCTAAACGTGTCAACGCATAGCGCTGTTAGGTAGGCAAAAGATGTGACTTTTTGCCGAGGCTAAGATAACCACGGCGGAGAGTAATACCTTGTCCCGGTTGTCGAAACTCAGTATTGCATTCATACTGGCCTGGGCAGCAACACCCGTACCAAGGCCTCAGTGTCGGGGGAATCCCACGAATCCCGAGGATTTTAAACCTGAATTTCGGTTTCGACGACACGGAGGGAGCAGATATTGCCTGACATTGAGGCAGAAATGTACCGACCCTTGTCTCAGTGTGTGACAAATTGCGCAGCCCAACCCAATTAAGGGTTAGAATCGATCAGGCAAGCTCCGCCAAACGCTGCTGAATCTGCTCAGTCCAACGCGACACATAGCTCAAACCGCGGTAAATCTGTTCAATTTTGTCCAGGGGGAGCTTGGCTGCCCGATCTGGGGAGGAGGATCCGGCATCCAAAGCCTCCCAAGTTGCGTTCATCGGAGGCAGCTCAGAAACCAACAGGTCGCGCTTCGCGTTAACCATCTGCTGCAGGCGGCCTAGTTCGTCGACCCAGCCCAACGCTTTACGGAAGTACTGCACTTTCACCAAGGGAGAGGTGACCTCGCTCCGTTCTTTCAAAAAGGTATCGATGTCCCGGCAGGCCTGTCCGATTTCCACAAAAAGATCCATTGTTCCCGGCGGAATCTTTTGAATGTCGCCGGGGCGGCTGCCTCGTTCGAGCTCCAGCAGGTGTAGCAGGCGATCCTTGGGCTCTTTCAGAGTGGTGTAGGCGGCGTTGAGCGAGGCATAGGTTTTGGTGGCCAGCTCCTTCTCGCAGTCAGTGGCCTGGTGAAACCGGTCGGGATGCACCTCGCTGGAGAGTGCGTGAAATTTGGACTTGAGATGCTCCGGGTCGATCCACGGGCGACGCGGCTCGTTGAGCAATGCAAAAAGATCGGTGATCATGCCCTGGCTCAGGCGCTGAAACTCTCGCCGCACGAGCAACTGGTCGCTGCATTGGGATTCTTAACCTTGAAGCCGCCCTCCTGAAGAGCATCCACATAGTCGAGCTCGCTCCCGGTCACATACAAAGCACTCTTGGGATCAACGACAACCCGGATACCGGCCGATTCCACCAAGATATCACGGTTGGCCGGCGCGTCTTGCAGGTCCATCTTGTACTGGAGACCGGAACAACCCCCTCCTACAACCGCCACCCGCAGAACGCCTTGCGGTCGACCCTGCTTCGCGAGCAGAGACCCCACCTTCTTGGCGGCGCTCGGAGACACCTTGATCAACCGTTCATCACCCAGCCGAAAGCTGGGCGCGGCCGAAACTGATTTGTTTGCAGAAGAGCCAATCATACAAGATCTAAGAACTGACTCCCAAGCTACCGTCGGCAGGAGCCCGAGTCAACGTGTCTATACCGACGGCCAACAGTTCACAGTTTGGAGGCACGTCCTACCCGACGGAGGTGGGAAAGCCGTAGAGGGCTCTCCTCTTTGCCATTGAAGATCGAGACTAAGCCTAAGCAAGCTGGGCAACACGGCGGCCTCTGACCTTGGTGTTTGGGGAGCCCGAACCCGCCGGGTTCAAAGAGATATAGCCGGGGGTGCTCGCACCCCCGGAACTGTTTAAAGTACGGAGCATCGCTCAGCGATGCCACGCGCTTCTGAGACTTGCGTCACCTGACTCAAGGGAGATTCGATTGAGCTTATAATTCTGGTCTCCGTCGATCCCGCAGTGGCCTCAGACTCAGCTCCACACGGAGGGTTACCCCCATGAGGGCCTCTCAACGTAGTTTACCCCTAAACGCTTCTCGACGCGGCTCCTCCAAGCTTTTCGCACGTTGAACGTTCATGGGCTCGACGGAGTCTCTCCCTACCCTCCTGAAAGAGTCACAGCCACAGCTCGACGATACTTCGTCGAGCTGTGGCTGTGACTCCTTCATTGCGTCAGCAACTCAATGGCTTTAAGCAATTGCGGATCCCGGTCCTCCAACCAGTCCTGGGGTGACAGCGGCACTTCCACATCTGGCACCTCACCGCTGTTCTCCTGAGTGGTCCCATCCAGACGATAGAATCCAGTCATCGGCATGCGAGCGCCGGTCCCGTCCACCAACCGGAATTCCCACGTCCAAATCACATACCCAGGGGTCGCTTTTCCCACCAACCGCGCCAAACCCCGAGCCCGTAAGGCATAGGGGAACATCTCGGCGTTCGAATAGCTGTGCTCGTTCATCAGCACAATGAGCTTCTTGTTCCAGGCCAGCGCAGGAGAGGGCTCCGCGCGGCCGTCGCGCAACCGCATGTAGCCGTGAACGCGTCGCTCCAACCAGTCAATGAGGGTGTCGGAGATATTTCCCCCGGTATTGAACCTCACATCGATGATCATCGCATCCTTCCCCACCATGTCCTCGTAAATCTCCCGCTCGAACTTGGCCTGGTTGGCGGACAACATGCCGGAAACATGGAGATAGCCAATCCGATCCTGACCAGCGGTCTGGACCAGCTTGCGACGCCGCTCGACTCGGTTTCGATACTCCAATTCGTTCCAATCTTCGGAGGTAAGCACCTTATACTTCACCAGCCGCGCTTGGTTGGTGGAGGTCGTGGAACTCACGGTGAACTCAAACTCGCGATCCTGCTTATCATTGATCCATTCATAGAGCCGCTCGTCAGCGCGCACCTCGCGTCCATCGATCGCCAGCACATACTCGCCTGGCCGCAGCAAGGTCTTGGAAAACCATCCGGGCGCCCCCTCCGGGACCCTCTGAATCCGCAGCCCCGGCCCAGGATGACTGTAATCAAACGTGAAGCCGAGATGGGGCGTGATCGGCGAGGGCGCGGGAGCCGCCGACTTAACCTCAGCATGAGAGGCATCCAACTCTCCCACCATCATGCCGAGTAACTGGCTAAACTCGTCGCTGGTCTCCACCGCGCCCAGCAATGGCTCATACCGCTTCCGGATAGCTTCCCAGTCGCGGCCATGGAAATTCCCGTCGTAGAAGGCCCGATGGTAGGATCTCCAGAACTGTGTAAAAGCCGCCTTCCGCTCCAAGATCACATCCCGTTCCCAATCGGCGGTAAACGCCACCTTCTCGCTCGATTTTGAGTCGAGGCTCAGGGTGTACAAGTCCCCGTTCTGAGTGTAAAAGCCCTTCTTGCCTTCGGCAGCGATCCTAAAATGGCTTTTCCCGCCGCCCGTGGTGGCTCGACGTGCATCGCGGCCATCCCATCCCACCGACCAAATATCGCCCTCCGACAAAAACCAAATGATACCGTCCGTCGTCATCGCCAGATCGTCCTGAGGCTGCTGAGGAGTCACCTTGCGGATGCGACGGGAAATATCCCGGAAGTCGATCTCCACCTCCACCGAACCAGCCGGCTTTTCATACTTCAAATCCGTATCGAGGGTCCGCGCCTCTTCCCACTTGAGAGGCAGGACATAAAGACCGCTGCCATCCCGATTACTGGAAAACAACAGATACTTGCCGTCGGGAGACCAAACTGGATCGCCGTGCTGGGCATACAACCGTGTGACATTGATAGGCTCCCCGCCATCCACGGAGATTACCCAGATGTTCTGGCTCAGCCTATCCCCTCTGCCCTCGTAGGCCAGCCAGCGCTGGTCCGGGGACCAGGAGAAACGACCTCCGCCCGAGCCATAAACCTGCGGCCCAGGCAGCTTGATCAACCGACGGGCCTGAAGCGTGTCGAGCGACATGAGGAACAGCCCGCCCTCCTTGCCGGACACCCAGAACCCAAGCGTCTTGCCATCCGGGGACAGACGCGGCCCGGTAACGTCTTCGTCCCGCAACCACAATGGACTGATTGCCTTGGTCTCGAGATCGAGCTGGTAGAGCCGTTGGTTGAACTCTCGATCCGAGGTGAAGATCAATCGCTTACCATCGCGGGTCCAAACGAAATCCGAATCATCGCCCGCCCAGTCCGTCAGCCGTCGAGCAAACTCCGCCGACCGACCGGCCACTCCCTTGGGCTTTTCCACCGGAATCGCCCACAGATCCCCCCGAAGTCCAAACGCAAAGCGTTTCCCGTCCGGTGAAGGCTCAGCCTCACTGACACCGCCGGTAAGCTTCTCCCGACGCCGAGTGCTCTGCTTTTCGTCGGTGGAGACGTAAAGCGTGATGCGCTCAGGCTCCTTGGCCCCCGGCCTAAGTCGCCAGACGTCAAGGCCCTGCTCGAAGGCAATGTCCCCGGATCGACGGGCCACGCTGGGGAAACGCACCGGGGCGCCGGTAAAGTGGGTGAGCGGGCGACCTTCCCCTTCCAGGTTAAACTCCCAGAGATTGGGGGTCCGACGCGGTGAATCCACCACCTTCGGCAAGACCTGCTGAAGCGTGCTCGTCGATGGCGTGGGCTCCGCCACCGTCACACAGACCAAGCGACGCCCGTCGGGTTGGAATTGGGTCCACAAATGCTGGAATCCGTCCTGAGTCACCGCATAGCGCGCCTGGCGCTCCAGGTCCATGATCCAGATCTGAGCGGCGGCGGATCCATGATACCGCGGCCGGGTCCAAGGAAAGCCATAGCGACCGTAAACCACACGCTTCCCGTCGGCGGCGAACGACGGGGAATGGAGAGCGGCGTAATCTTCACACAGCAGCTCAGTGCGGAGGGTTTGAACGTCGAGCGCGAAGATGCCGAAGTTGGCACTGTCACGTTTGCCTGAGAACAGTAGCCGCTGACCATCCGGACTCCAGCCGCAGGGCAGATCCACACCGCCATGCCAGGTCAGCTGGCGCGGTGATCCGCCATCGACCGAGACGGCAAAGATGTCCGAGTTTCCCGTGCGCTTGCTCGCAAACGCCACCCATCGGCCATCCGGAGAGAAAAGCGGGTAGGCATCTGTCTCGATGTTTTGAGTCAGGGCGACCGCACGGCCCCCTTCCGCCGATGCGAGCCAAAGGTCTCCGCGATAAACAAAGGCGAGTCGCGTTCCATCCGCGCTCAGCGCGGGCATGCGCGCACCGATCACCGGTTCCTGACGAGCGGGAGAGAGCTGGGCGTCGGCAGGGATGCCGAGCGCGACCGTGAGGAAGCACAGCAGGGATCGGAGCGGCAGGCACGGCGAGAGGCGCATAGCAGCAACTCAGAACAATTCACGAATCTCGGCCGAGCCGCCCCCTGAAGTGGTGTCCCGGCGTTCCTCCGGCTCGGGATCGGAGACCGGGCCTCGGAGGGTCTCGATCTCCTTCTGATACTGGACGCAGCGCTCCTCGAGCAGCACCGCCAAGTCTTTCACGCGCTCCAACTCCGTTTCCAGTTGCTTGGCGGCAGCCACACGCTCATCCGCCTGGCTCAACTCGGC harbors:
- a CDS encoding CHASE2 domain-containing protein, with the protein product MTSGSNRLWIMAGICAGCTVLFSFLFVLLPESYLYEIEVYSQDLRLRLGQRAPVDPRLAFVAIDQPSYNQDYPDAESRRNRAIELICQRYPWPREIWAIAIERLIQAGAKVVALDIVFAGETEADEKLKAVLDRYPNQVVVGANYVSLEESEGKNYDTLQYPPASVIDPGTNHPMQDLRIGLIRTERDADGAIRRIAFQKGGDIASVVPPEVTIESFAGRILRQAGRADMILPGTESHRFRYAAKPNQGFARVPFIDLFHPMVLEKNYNPKGYFKDKIVIIGPAASIFHDEHRTPFGGEVMLGPEIHLNFLSAALNSQFLKEATFATNLALTAWGGLVAWLFSWRFPRLFQRFSLSILCVTLYLLTAQFLYDYADLFIAVVAPVAVLLTSGSVGLVYDFAQARREKAQLRRTLERYVAKDVVRELLDNPQTYLNSLVGVRKPVTILFSDIRGFTSLTEGANAALLVKQLNEYFQEMVGTVVKNRGRLDKFIGDAVMADWGSFVSGGVATDAERAVLTALQMREGLKKLNLAWQASGLQPLAFGLGINHGEVIVGNLGSEEKMEVSVIGDAVNLASRLESLTKQYHLDLLLGESVASFVRERFTLRSVDFVRVQGKTKPVEVFTIPPQAADQKLDLDWLRHYEKGVVLYRQRNFQAAIEAFQESLRLEPQDELTPIYLERCEKLLNSPPPEGWSGVFETSKK
- a CDS encoding leucine-rich repeat domain-containing protein, which encodes MLQQNITSGRYRVSMRLFCLAWISAGLLTYAAEPAAPAPPSPPIFADKNLESAVRRYVFEKRDTDKPIVEADVVNLSTLEARGLGITNLAGLEKCRSLALIDLSRNRIKDVSALKGLGMLQSLTLSDNALEDIAPLASLPSLQYLELSRNRLKTLEAVRGLTNLNALYASSNRIADLSPVLGLRRLSSLYLDDNKLKSIEGIGTLKALFTLSLNRNSIADLAPLDGVGTLFNLFIEGNRIRNLTPLIEIAKKDTEHRFAPFLTVYLKGNPLSSKARKEQIDELKAIGTKVVQ
- a CDS encoding iron-sulfur cluster assembly accessory protein, whose amino-acid sequence is MIGSSANKSVSAAPSFRLGDERLIKVSPSAAKKVGSLLAKQGRPQGVLRVAVVGGGCSGLQYKMDLQDAPANRDILVESAGIRVVVDPKSALYVTGSELDYVDALQEGGFKVKNPNAATSCSCGESFSA
- a CDS encoding DUF1957 domain-containing protein, coding for MHGYLAIILHAHLPFVRHPEHDRFLEESWLYEAVLETYLPLIQVMDGWLRDGMETRLTLTLSPTLCSMLLDPLLRDRCNHRLNSLIELAEKEIHRTHWDRSFQPLARMYHQRLCGLRETWEAYGRNVVGAFRKFQEQGRLEIITTAATHSVFPLLASHPPSLRAQILVARDHYRECFGCDPSGIWLPECAFTPGVELVLQEANIRWFVMDTHGLLHAHPRPRYGVYAPVFTPNGIAAFGRDHESATQVWSRQSGYPADHRYRDFYRDIGYDLDYDYVKPYLPGTETRGFTGIKYYAITGTAQKQVYDRPEALQAAADQAQHFLESRITQAQRIGNIIGRPPLLISPYDAELFGHWWYEGPEFLDYFVRKTVHDQQIVRLTTPRDYLRENPTQQVATPSPSTWGEEGHLKVWLNEKNQWIVPHLHVAQERMTELVDRNPHAEGVQLRALKQAGRELLLAQASDWPFILRTGTSPDYAERRVKEHLLRFLALHEQLTTTRIDEKQLSMIEGQDNLFPNLDYRYWRTRA
- a CDS encoding UDP-N-acetylglucosamine diphosphorylase is translated as MFSPSDLFNLNETEHAALFEGCQYAWEALPKIAPYLKARVKPEQRPRCEGRVFIGAGVVIGEGTVIEDGVMIKGPAIIGKNCQIRHNAYLREDVIIGDNCVVGNSCELKNAVLFNGATVPHFNYVGDSILGFKAHLGAGVKISNVKLVPGTILIDDIDGKPHDTGLRKFGALVGDLVDVGCNAVLSPGSILGRNSVIYPNVHWRSILPANMIVKNQSPFEVVVRRPRET
- the rnc gene encoding ribonuclease III, whose protein sequence is MSDLTELQERLGYRFERSDLLSLALTHPSVAHDVAGSAQHNQRLEFLGDAVLGLVITNELFSKFPGFGEGPLTKARAQLVNRRTLAAQALRLDLGGHLILSRGEELSGGRVRQSALADCFEAVTGAIFLDGGYASAREFILRCFRGGFGELTEIPNLDNPKGELQETLQTNSNHPPEYELTSVSGPDHDRLFECRVKHGGVELGRGLGKSKKEAESMAAVAALKALQHKPAAE